The following proteins are co-located in the Solanum pennellii chromosome 8, SPENNV200 genome:
- the LOC107027163 gene encoding uncharacterized protein LOC107027163 has protein sequence MPPQFFKIILSPHASKLNIPDEFVIKYGADLRDVVFLEVPTGAIWKVELLQNSNGTKYLNNGWNQFKEYYSIAIGYFLLFQYNGNSHFSVCIFDLSASEIEYLSGPNEHEPPVSRPNCLAERDRVKLEKPDVGEDLTYATQKHKKSKRNGHSNEVVDPSTSKVTTMNQHRTASSLDCRYPLRSKQRKDVKIEKGDVEEGHCNEALVVLDPSTSKVHSKKRTAASLDASNCRYPLRSKQLKEVKIVKGDVEEHGNKVQVADPSATKMTTTVRHHEKKTSASFDTSHCRYPLRNKQLKEVKPGKTNAEKDLLYVAQKAKRKKANNVKLEKGDAEERSKVGDPSASTTTNQHNEKKTATSLDASHCRFPLRSKQHRDVKLEQWEEGGNMHNKTPVADSPYCRSQNPGLPASSPSCQPVRVKLEKPDNLFCAAEKVKGRETNNVKLDTGDLEGNLIAASYKGKYSTASEMTVLGKKKMLPSETQNRDMYFNPHFTVSMLPAYVSRNFQLEIPVDFFKKRVIEEETIVNLRVSNGRSWRAKLFDIQSNCPKMESSGWRDFVIDNNLKEHDTCVFELIDGIEPMLLDVTIFRATTPVS, from the exons ATGCCTCCTCAGTTCTTCAAGATTATCTTATCTCCTCATGCCTCCAAATTA AATATACCCGATGAATTTGTAATCAAGTATGGAGCCGATCTGCGTGATGTTGTGTTCCTTGAGGTCCCTACTGGAGCCATCTGGAAAGTTGAATTATTGCAAAACTCAAATGGAACCAAATACCTCAACAATGGATGGAACCAATTTAAGGAATATTATTCCATTGCTATTGGTTACTTTTTACTCTTTCAATATAATGGAAACTCTCATTTCTCTGTTTGCATATTTGATTTAAGTGCTTCTGAGATTGAATATCTTTCTGGACCAAATGAACATGAACCTCCAGTATCCCGCCCTAATTGTCTAGCAGAAAGGGACAGAGTGAAGCTTGAGAAACCAGATGTGGGGGAGGATTTGACCTATGCaacacaaaaacataaaaagagtaaaagaaaTG GGCACTCCAATGAAGTAGTGGATCCGTCAACATCGAAGGTGACAACCATGAATCAGCACAGAACTGCTTCTAGTTTAGATTGTCGATATCCACTACGAAGTAAGCAACGGAAAGATGTAAAGATTGAAAAAGGAGATGTGGAAGAAG GGCATTGCAATGAAGCACTGGTAGTACTGGATCCCTCAACATCGAAGGTGCACTCTAAAAAGAGAACTGCTGCCAGTTTGGATGCATCAAATTGTCGGTATCCACTACGAAGTAAGCAACTGAAAGAGGTGAAGATTGTAAAAGGAGATGTGGAAG AGCACGGTAACAAAGTACAAGTGGCGGATCCCTCAGCAACTAAGATGACAACCACTGTCCGACATCATGAAAAGAAAACTAGTGCCAGTTTTGATACGTCACATTGTAGGTATCCACTGCGAAACAAGCAACTGAAAGAGGTGAAGCCTGGAAAAACAAACGCAGAAAAGGATTTGCTTTATGTAGCACAAAaagcaaaaagaaagaaggCTAATAATGTGAAGCTTGAGAAAGGAGATGCGGAAG AGCGCAGCAAAGTAGGGGATCCCTCAGCATCTACTACCACTAATCaacataatgaaaagaaaaCTGCTACCAGTTTGGACGCATCACATTGCAGGTTTCCACTACGAAGTAAGCAACACAGAGACGTGAAGCTTGAACAGTGGGAAGAAGGAGGGAACATGCATAACAAAACACCGGTAGCAGATTCTCCATATTGTAGAAGTCAAAACCCCGGCCTTCCAGCATCCTCTCCAAGTTGTCAGCCAGTCCGGGTGAAGCTTGAAAAACCAGATAATCTGTTTTGTGCAGCAGAAAAAGTAAAAGGGAGGGAGACCAACAATGTGAAGCTTGACACAGGAGACTTGGAAGGGAATTTGATTGCTGCATCTTATAAAGGAAAAT ATTCCACAGCCTCTGAGATGACAGTACTTGGCAAGAAAAAGATGTTACCCTCGGAGACGCAGAATCGGGATATGTACTTCAATCCACACTTCACTGTTTCTATGCTGCCTGCTTATGTCTCCAGAAACTTCCAATTG GAAATACCTGTTGACTTTTTCAAGAAACGTGTGATTGAAGAGGAAACCATTGTAAATCTACGAGTTTCTAATGGGAGAAGTTGGCGTGCAAAGTTGTTTGATATTCAATCAAATTGTCCAAAGATGGAATCATCAGGTTGGAGGGACTTTGTGATCGACAACAATTTAAAAGAGCATGATACTTGTGTCTTTGAGCTGATTGACGGCATTGAGCCAATGCTACTGGATGTGACAATTTTCCGAGCCACAACTCCCGTTTCCTGA